The Cucumis melo cultivar AY chromosome 6, USDA_Cmelo_AY_1.0, whole genome shotgun sequence genome includes a region encoding these proteins:
- the LOC103490909 gene encoding glycine-rich domain-containing protein 1-like produces MEKNQELEWVEAQQIEIGVDLVAAAKRQLQFLSAVERNRFLYESPSLERAIYRYNAYWLPLLAKHSESPLFDGPLVVPFDCEWIWHCHRLNPVRYKSDCEELYGKILDNSNVISTIGSSCSRETEKVWNELYPEEPFNFNFNFDSTRDSQEDISEVLSGLQKYTKYDLVSAVKRQSPFFYQVSRPHMGNEIFLQEAVARYKGFLYLIKSNREKSIKRFCVPTYDIDLIWHSHQLHPLSYCKDLKKILGTVLEHDDTDSDRTKGKKLDNGFSGTTKQWEDTFGTRYWKAGAMYRGNCPSPLVLNPYSASTNTIKDDVVSSQDCQNIVHLPELKTVEVLLEFVEVKNIPEGLKGNLFVQFMKSQPDAIFNSKWKLSILSETGLKQVASFQCEPKGDLQLELICCRSSNIPITRTTLTLGSVSLPLDDILVPSSKLSMERWLELKPVSDHVSSKPISLRVAVSFTVPHPAQRELHMFSSRELSRWTSFLPSCTRMQRSKGWTQVTDEAGNEVINLQLRDSLKEKVGKNTIPTSKEVIGIKMSGESCHLAEFVKTGWSLIDGQWLLDLQQKSSEDDHLFKLVGKRKLVRFYQGRKLDYEPKNCEKHNREQDFMSAIEFSAEYPYGRAVALFDLKFGVSKIKEEWMLVPGILTAFLLLHTWKKKGYNSLTVSEEKLEADTDPERVQKSRKEEKTMNQTNLSFSSTDLKANVSEGIAVVPIKEEDSKENTTMSLNQDKLSSHCGQNTVKSGGCGGCGTGCGNMVKSGGCGGCGAGGCGSECGNMVKSSGCGAGGCGAGCGNIVNSGGCGGCGGGCGGCGGGCGGGILAKSGGCGGCGGGGCGGCGGCGSFGYKTAEPNEGKQTDASIVEKDLPAACGMECN; encoded by the exons ATGGAGAAGAATCAAGAGCTTGAATGGGTAGAAGCACAACAGATTGAAATAGGTGTTGATCTGGTAGCTGCAGCTAAACGTCAGCTTCAGTTTCTCTCTGCCGTTGAGCGGAATCGATTCCTTTATGAAAGCCCTAGCCTTGAAAGGGCTATTTATAG GTACAATGCTTACTGGCTTCCATTACTTGCCAAACATTCCGAATCCCCACTATTTGATGGACCTTTAGTTGTCCCCTTTGACTGTGAATGGATTTGGCATTGTCACAGATTGAATCCT GTACGGTACAAATCTGATTGTGAGGAACTTTATGGAAAGATACTTGATAATTCCAATGTTATATCGACAATTGGGAGTTCTTGTTCAAGAGAAACTGAAAAAGTTTGGAATGAATTATATCCTGAAGAGCCCTTCAACTTCAACTTCAACTTCGACTCCACGAGAGATTCTCAAGAGGATATTTCGGAAGTGCTCTCGGGGCTTCAAAAATACACCAAATATGATTTAGTTTCAGCTGTCAAAAGACAAAGTCCCTTCTTTTATCAG GTGTCCCGACCTCACATGGGCAATGAAATTTTCCTTCAAGAAGCTGTGGCTAGATACAAAGGATTTCTATATTTAATCAAAAGCAACAGGGAGAAGTCCATAAAGCGCTTTTGTGTCCCAACATATGATATTGATCTAATTTGGCATTCTCATCAATTGCACCCTCTTTCCTATTGTAAAGACTTGAAGAAAATACTTGGTACGGTATTGGAGCATGATGATACGGATTCAGATCGAACCAAAGGGAAAAAACTGGATAATGGGTTCTCTGGAACTACTAAACAGTGGGAAGATACATTTGGTACTAGGTACTGGAAGGCAGGGGCAATGTATAGAGGCAATTGCCCATCTCCTCTCGTCCTAAATCCATATTCAGCTTCAACTAACACGATTAAAGATGATGTGGTTTCATCCCAAGACTGTCAAAATATAGTTCATCTTCCTGAATTAAAGACAGTTGAG GTCCTATTGGAGTTTGTGGAAGTTAAAAACATACCAGAAGGGTTGAAAGGAAATCTTTTTGTACAATTTATGAAAAGTCAGCCAGATGCTATATTCAATTCCAAATGGAAACTGAGTATATTATCTGAGACGGGGTTGAAGCAGGTAGCTTCTTTTCAGTGTGAACCTAAAGGAGATCTACAATTGGAGCTCATATGCTGTAGGTCTTCCAACATTCCAATAACACGGACTACCTTAACATTGGGTTCCGTTTCGCTTCCCCTAGACGATATTCTTGTTCCATCCTCTAAGCTTTCAATGGAGAGATGGTTGGAGCTGAAGCCAGTTTCAGACCATGTAAGCTCAAAACCAATTTCCCTCCGAGTGGCTGTCTCATTTACCGTTCCCCACCCAGCACAACGGGAACTTCATATGTTTAGTTCTCGAGAACTATCCAGATGGACTTCTTTTCTCCCTTCCTGCACAAGGATGCAACGCTCAAAGGGTTGGACGCAGGTCACTGATGAAGCAGGAAATGAGGTCATCAACCTCCAATTGAG GGATTCTTTGAAGGAAAAGGTGGGGAAGAATACCATTCCAACCAGTAAGGAGGTGATTGGCATAAAAATGTCCGGTGAATCATGCCATCTTGCTGAGTTTGTAAAGACAGGGTGGTCGCTGATTGATGGTCAATGGCTCCTTgatttacaacaaaaatccagtGAAGATGATCATCTTTTCAAGCTTGTGGGCAAGAGAAAGCTG GTGAGATTTTACCAGGGCAGGAAGTTGGACTATGAGCCCAAAAATTGTGAGAAACATAATCGTGAACAGGATTTCATGTCTGCCATCGAGTTCTCTGCAGAATATCCATATGGAAGAGCAGTGGCATTGTTCGACTTGAAATTTGGAGTTAGCAAG ATAAAGGAAGAATGGATGTTGGTGCCCGGAATCTTGACAGCTTTTCTTCTCCTTCACACATGGAAGAAAAAAGGGTATAATAGCCTAACTGTAAGTGAAGAAAAATTGGAGGCTGACACTGATCCTGAAAGAGTACAAAAGTCTCGAAAGGAAGAGAAGACTATGAATCAAACCAATTTATCCTTTTCAAGTACAGATCTAAAAGCCAATGTTTCTGAAGGAATTGCAGTTGTGccaataaaagaagaagattctAAAGAGAATACAACAATGTCACTGAACCAGGATAAGCTTAGCAGCCATTGTGGCCAAAACACAGTGAAGAGCGGTGGATGTGGTGGATGCGGTACTGGATGCGGAAACATGGTAAAGAGCGGTGGTTGTGGTGGATGCGGTGCTGGTGGTTGTGGTTCCGAGTGTGGAAACATGGTGAAGAGCAGTGGATGTGGTGCTGGTGGTTGTGGTGCTGGGTGTGGAAATATCGTAAACAGTGGTGGTTGTGGAGGATGTGGTGGTGGTTGTGGAGGATGCGGTGGTGGATGTGGTGGTGGAATCCTGGCAAAGAGCGGTGGCTGTGGCGGGTGTGGTGGTGGTGGCTGTGGTGGTTGTGGCGGTTGTGGCAGTTTTGGGTATAAAACTGCAGAACCAAATGAAGGTAAGCAGACTGATGCAAGTATTGTTGAAAAAGATTTGCCAGCAGCTTGTGGTATGGAATGTAACTAA
- the LOC103490907 gene encoding adenine phosphoribosyltransferase 3, with the protein MSSIIEEEEDPRINGIRTKIRVVPNFPKPGIMFQDITTLLLEPKAFKDTIDLFVERYKGKNISVVAGIEARGFIFGPPIALAIGAKFVPLRKPKKLPGEVMHEEYVLEYGRDCIEMHVGAVKAGERALVVDDLIATGGTLSAAINLLERAGAEVVECACVIELPELKGRERLSGKSLYILVEYRHG; encoded by the exons ATGTCGAGCATtatcgaagaagaagaagatcctCGCATCAATGGCATCCGAACCAAAATTCGAGTGGTTCCTAATTTTCCAAAACCAG GTATAATGTTTCAGGACATCACGACTCTGTTACTTGAACCTAAAGCGTTCAAGGATACCATTGATTTGTTCGTTGAACGATACAAGGGCAAAAACATCTCTGTCGTTGCAG GAATTGAGGCTAGAGGGTTTATTTTTGGTCCTCCTATTGCTTTGGCTATTGGAGCCAAGTTTGTGCCCTTGAGAAAACCAAAGAAATTACCTG GTGAAGTAATGCATGAAGAGTACGTGTTGGAATATGGAAGAGATTGCATAGAAATGCATGTTGGGGCTGTTAAGGCTGGGGAACGTGCTTTGGTTGTTGATGACTTGATTGCCACTGGTGGTACTCTCTCTGCAGCCATCAATTTACTTG AACGAGCTGGAGCCGAAGTGGTTGAATGTGCTTGTGTAATCGAATTACCAGAATTGAAG GGTCGAGAGAGATTAAGTGGTAAATCATTGTACATTTTAGTGGAGTATCGACACGGTTAA